A stretch of DNA from Dioscorea cayenensis subsp. rotundata cultivar TDr96_F1 chromosome 4, TDr96_F1_v2_PseudoChromosome.rev07_lg8_w22 25.fasta, whole genome shotgun sequence:
TTCCCATCCACTCCCTCTATTTATAACTTCCCTTCTTCCTCCCTTCTTTCttcaccctctctctctctatctctctctctcttacccTAAGTTCCGTTTTaactaagaaaaagaaaaagaaaaagagatggcGATGGAGCTGAGACGCGTTTGGCCGGCACCGACGAAGGATCCGGTGGTGGCGGTGGAAGAGGGAGGAGTGAAAGGAATGGTAGAGGGAAGCGCGGTGGTGGTTGTGGGTAGAAAAGGTTGTTGTATGAGTCACGTGGCTCGGCGATTGCTTCAAGGATTGGGGGTGAATCCGACGGTGTGTGAGATCGGCGAAGGATCACCGGAGGAGATTGTTTTGATGGATGAGATTTCAGAGATGGACGGTGGAGATGCTAGGATATTGGCTGCAACGATGTTTCCGGTGGTGTTCATTGGTGGGAAATTGGTTGGGGGTTTGGATCGGCTCATGGCCGTTCATATTTCCGGTGAGCTTGTTCCCATCTTGAAAGAAGCTGGTGCTCTTTGGCTTTAATTtactaaaatgtaaaaattgtttgtttttattttgtttttttttttttagaaatgagattttatgtaaaattaagGGGTTTATTTATTAAAGCTAAACAAAGGATTCTttgagtggtggtggtggtggtggggaaTGGATGGTGATGCTGTTTGTGCATAATTGGGTGGATCTTGAAtgaatttttagtttattttttattttttatttttaaattaattgaagtAATTAATGTCTTATATAAATTTGAAGTGGGGAAAAAATAGTTATTCATTGAAATgggaaaaattttgattttttttatttttatgatagtgaTGGCCCTGATGggttaatttaattcaattgtagatattttaatttggaatattttgtatttttaattggGGTTACTCTGATTTTGGAGATAATAGTGGGAAAGGGTATCACAATGTATTTGGGTTAGATTTGATGAAGTTGACCTTAaatcttttcatttgtttttgtttaggaAGATCATTGTATTTATctactaattttattattatttgttttaaaaaattattagtttaaactagtatttttttttctttttagaaaaaaatatttacttccGTTATTGCCATAGTGAATATAATTCACATGCAAtttaaactgaaaaaaaaaaagaggtgtGTGCTAGAATTAACCTAATTCgtattaaaatcaataaatctcattaattgaaattaaaaaaagctgattcattaaaattaatagaaatatgcaaataattattttcacaaACACATCAATATCATATTAGTCTTTAATTGGCTTTGATTTTTCAACATTAATGattaaagtttaaaattaaattcttgTAAACCTTAATCCAAATGATCTTAAATCAAACCCACCTGAGATGTGGGATTAATGTAATGATTAAATTAGTGGGTGAACTGAGAGTTAAAGGATAAAgtttaactatttattttttgtactgTTTGTAAATCCAAAATGGAATGAGAATAACATAATCCTAATCCAAATTAAGATCccttaaaaataatgaaagtgaCATTATGAAACAAAGAACCCTATCTAATGttagattaaattaatttaaagaaaatgcTTTTATTAGTGGTTAATCATACCACTTTTCCTTTGGGAATCTATGACACCTTGGTTTTGTATAACTAATCTTATCCTCTATTGTTTACAAGACGGTACTTATCCATTGCTGTCTTTGTTTGTGCTTCAATCTGAATCCAGATCTGAATTTTGTGATTGGGCGCTGCATGACcaacttattttaaaaataaacataaaaagatTGTAACACGGTTGGGTCCGCACCTCAAAAACCCTACTTGGTGGTGGGTATTTGTCCAATTTTTAGTAAGCCCAAACACGTCGGAGCACATGACTAAAGATGTGGGACTATATTTTGGTTGGTATgccttttaatatatatatatatatatatatgaagaagtGGATAAATTAATTTCTCTGACATTATTTTACGtggtaaaaataatatttttttcatatataaaaaggCATAGTTTTATTTATGGGATGTTAGAGTAGCACTTAACGTCCTTCACCTCCTCTGATTTATTTTCTCTGAGTTGTTTTGTATTCTAAACACACATGTTCTCTCTCCTCTCATTTGTtctctcttattattttttattttaaatagtatattgcaaataatatttgataatgCATATTATATTTAGAAAGTCCATGTACATTCTCAAACACATGGCTCCAATAAATTTACATAATCtcaaatatttattagttatttagtGGAGTTTCAATTTATTATCACCAGATCTTTTATGCGCGGatgaatattaaatatttaataaataatgatatatatatatatatatatatatatatatatatatatatatattatatttagaaaACCCATGTACCTTCCCAAACACATGGTTAATTCACGTtcactaaaaatacaagcacatgTGAACCCTAGAGTCTAGACATGAGGTAAAAATGGGCAAAGGAGGAGGAAAATATAAGTAAAATGatagttgtaaaatttgaatttcaacaaatatatatatatataccttggcTTTTTAAAGAAATGTTGGTCTTAAAAACTTAAAAGATTTCATAAATACtggttagggtttgggtttgacCGCCATTAACAAGAAAGTCCATCTCTTTTTCTCTGTGCTGCGTCCGATCCAGCACGAATGCTTTGGTTCATtgaagagaagatgaagaagggttgagagagagagagggagtgGATCATGGTGCTGCCATTGGTGAAGCTTGGAACTTTAGCGGTGAAGACGTTGTCAAAGCCCATAGCTAACAGGCTCAAGAAGGAAGCCGGCAATTACCCTAAGTTTCGCCTTTTCATCATTAACATCGCTCAGGTCTCCGttctattcttgtttttcttattgatgGGAATTGAGATATAAATTTTGATCTTCTTGTTATTTCTCTTTAGAAATTGTGTTCATTTTGCATGAGTGAATGTGATTTAACTTTTATAAGGGAGTTAATTAAAGTGCAATTCGTTTgattttgattgtattttttttttattattttttatatgcattttcCATTCTATGAAAGGCATGTGTTTTCCTTCtgaattttgttttgatatcaATTGAAATTCCTAGAAATTAGGCTTGTAGGAGTGTTTGcaattatgttttgattttgactTTTCTGTTATCCTTTATAGAAATTTGGCCTCAAATTGAATTCAacagtggttttttttttcctctctctaTTCTGCTTCATAATTGATTGAACTTTTATGTGACTGTAAGAAATGTATATTGTAGTTTATAACTGCAGAATTTGTTTAGAGCTGAGATGTTGTTTTGCAATGGATTACATGGAGATgtagtttcttcttcttctttctttgttgcTTGATAAGAGACTCCAAACATGGGTTGTTATCCTTTATAGAAGTTTGTCTCATCTATGATAGAAGTAAATTAACTAGGatgataaaatcaatgaaaatgatatgtTGCTACTGTAACCCAATTGCTGTAGTATTGCCTACCTTAACTTGAACCTTAATAATAAT
This window harbors:
- the LOC120258250 gene encoding monothiol glutaredoxin-S3-like — protein: MAMELRRVWPAPTKDPVVAVEEGGVKGMVEGSAVVVVGRKGCCMSHVARRLLQGLGVNPTVCEIGEGSPEEIVLMDEISEMDGGDARILAATMFPVVFIGGKLVGGLDRLMAVHISGELVPILKEAGALWL